The following DNA comes from bacterium.
AATCGAGTGTAATCCACGTTAGGTGGTTGAGATGCAGTGGGATCTTGAAACGCTGAAGAAGAAGGCTGCGGGGAAGGTGCGCGCCCCGGCGGTGGCCGGGAGCTTCTACCCCGCGCCCGCGGATTCCCTGCGCCGCCAGGTCACCCAACTACTCCAGCGGGCCGGAGCCGAACCGCTCTTGGGTGTCCGCGCCCTCATCGCGCCCCACGCGGGGTACGTTTACTCGGGCGCCATCGCCGCCGGCGCCTACGCCTCCATCGGCGAGAACGCCTTCCGGCGCGTTGTGGTCATCGCCCCCAGCCACCGGGTGCCCTTCGACGGCGTGTCGGCCTTCGTGGGTGAGGCCTACGAAACGCCGCTCGGTCTCGTCGAGGTGGACCTGGAGGCCTTGGCGGCGCTGGCCGCCGCCTACCCACTGGAATCCGTAACCCCCGCCCACGGCCTCGAGCACTCCCTGGAAGTGCAACTCCCCTTCATCCAGCTCGCCCTGCCCGGGACGAAGCTCGTGCCGCTCTTGATGGGCTCCCAGGACGTGGAAACGGCCCGGGGGCTGGGCGCGGCGCTGGCCGAGTCCCTCGGCGGCGCGGACACCCTGGTCGCGGCCTCGAGCGATCTCTCCCACTACCACGAGGACTCGATGGCCCGGGTCCTGGACGGGGTGGTCGCGGGCCACGTGCGGATGCTGGAGCCGGAGAAGCTGCTCGAGTCCGTGGAGTGCGAGCGGGCGGCGGCCTGCGGCGCGGGCCCCATGGCGGCGGCGATGTTCTACGCCCACGGCGTGGGGGCCACCCTCGCCCGTGTCATCTCCTACGCCACCTCGGGCGACGTCACCGGCGACCGGCGGCAGGTCGTCGGCTACCTTTCCGCCGTGTTCCACATGCCCGGCCCGAAAGAGGAAGCCCACGATCTGGATCGGGAGGAGAGGCGGCAGTTGCTGCACCTGGCCCGCGAGGCCCTGGAAAACCACTTCGCCGGACGGAAGCCGCCCGAGCTGACCGAGCCCTCGGCCCGGCTGCGGCAGAAGCGCGGCGCCTTCGTCACCCTGACCGAAGGCGGCCAGCTCCGGGGCTGCATCGGCTACGTGGAGCCCGTCGTGCCGCTATGGAAGGCGGTGCGGGAGATGGCGGTGGCGGCGGCCACCGGCGACCCCCGTTTCCCCCCCGTGACGGCCGGGGAGCTGGAAAACCTGCGCCTCGAGATAAGCGCGCTATCGCCCCTGGCCAGGTGCGACGACCCGAGCCGGGTCACCGTCGGCCGCCACGGCCTCGTGGTGAGACAGGAAGGCCGGTCGGGTCTCCTCCTGCCCCAGGTCCCCTCGGAGCAGGGGTGGGACCACGAGGAGTTCCTGACCCACACCTGCCGCAAGGCCGGACTCCCGCCCGACGCCTGGAAGCGGGGCGCCGAGCTCTACACCTTCACCGCCCAGGTGTTCCACGAGTGAATCGGTGGAGACGAGGGCCCGCCAAAACCAGACGGAGAAATAGCACTTCGATCAACCCTTTGTCATGCCTTCAGTACAATCAAGGAGGAACCGTGAAAAAGCTGCTGGTCCTCTTCCTGGCCGCGCTCACCCTGCCGGCGGCGGCGGGGCTGGTGTACGTGGTGGACGCCGAGTACCAGGCCGACGAGGACGGCCTCTGGTACTTCGTGGACGCCGAGTACCAGGCGGACTTCACGATTTACTACGTGGACGCCGAGTACCAGGCCGACCTTCTGGTGTATTTCGTGGACGCCGAGTACCAGGCGGGCTGGAACGCGAGCCACGAGCTTGAGGGCCAGCTGCACTAAAGAGACGAATTATTGATGGATTGCGGGGGCCCCGGGTAGGGCCCCGCGCCGCACGAAGGGAGGTTCGATGCGAGTCAGCCCGATTTTCACCGTCGCCCTGCTGACGGCGGCGGCCCTTCTCGCCGGTTGCGGGGGGGCCGGCGTCCTAAACACGGAGCTGGACGTCTCCGGGGAGTACTCCCTGGTCCTGGCCGACACCGATCCCGCCGCCCTGGTCAACGTCGAGCGGGACCTGAGCGGAAGCTACGACAACGTCACCACCTACGCCGACGGCGCCACGGACACCTACCCGGTGGAGCTCGAGCGGACGCCGGGCGGATGGTACGACGTGACGTGGCGCTGGACCGACGACAAGGGCACCGAGCAGAGCCTGACCGGCGTGGGGGCGGCCTTCGGGGAAAGCTACTTCGCCGTGGCCGAGCCGGTGGACGGCAACCCGCTCTACATCTTCACCGTGGGTTCGGGCGCCCTGGGGGGACACCTCTTCTTCTTCGGCGACACCGAGAGCACCGCCACCTCCTTCACCGCTGGGGGGAAGACGGCTCCCGAAGCGCCGGAGGTCACCCCCCTGGATACGAGCCTGACCCTCAACGCCCTCGGCGTGGACGGCTCGGGCGGGCCCTACCTCGCCTACTACGGCCTCGCCCCCTGCGGGAAGTCCATCAACCTCTCGCAAATCATCAACCCCGGGACCGAGAGCGAGACGACGCTCATCGGCACCGCCGCCCAGGTGGGCGATTACCTGGTCATGAACACCGCCGGCTTCCTGACGATTTTCCAGCGGGCGGGCGAGGACTGGGTCGGCATGTGGGTGGACCGGTCGGCCGGCGCCCTGGCCTCGGAAATCCTCACCCCCGACGACGCCAAGCTCGACGTGATGACCTTCTTCGTGGACAACGACTTCACGCTCACCGAGCAGGAGGACGGCTTCTACATCGCCCGGTGGGAGACCGACGGCGAGCCCTTCGAGGCCCCGGCGCTCGTCTTCGGCGAGAAGTACCTGGCGCTCTCCATCCCCGACCCCGCCGAGCCCTGGCTGGGCGTCTTCACCGTGGGCGAGGGGGCCATGGGGGGACGGTGGGTCACCTGGGGCTCCACCACCGTCCTGGACGTGGACATCGTGAGCGGCGGGGCCCGGCCGCCTGACCCGCCCGAGCTGGGACGGCTCCCCAGGGACGGCGACTTCTCCTGCCGGGGGACCAACACCGAGGGCGAGACCTACGAGGGAACCTACCAGATGCAGTCCAAGGGGGACATCGTCGCCTGCCGCCAGACCGTCACCCCCACCGAAGGCGAGACCGAAATCTACGAGGGGATAGGCGCGGTGGTGGACGGGTATCTGGTCCTGGCCACGGGGCCGTTCCTGACCGTTTACTCACCATCGGGGGACGACTGGGACGGCATCTGGACCGATCCCTACGACAAGAAGCTCTGCGACGAGACGCTGACCTACAGCGAATAGGGGTTTCAGCGGACGAATAAGGGCGGCCGTCGGGCCGCCCCTTTTATAAGAAAATGGCATCACACACGTTCATGGACCAAAGAGGATGCTTTTCAGATAGGGTAGCATATCCGGGTCGTTTCGGTGGTTGAAGCGGAACTCCATTTCTCTGATGAACAGGTGGAAGTTTCGCTTGAAGCCGCCGTGATAGACCTTCAGCCGCCGCTTGGCGTAGCCCCAGAAGTTCTCGATGCCGTTTATGTGGCTGCGTCCGTCGGTGAAGGTCTCCCCGTGATTGACGCGCTCGTGATGGAAGCCTTTGAGCGACAGCTTGTTGTAGGCCGAGTAGCCGTCGGTGTAGA
Coding sequences within:
- the amrB gene encoding AmmeMemoRadiSam system protein B, whose translation is MQWDLETLKKKAAGKVRAPAVAGSFYPAPADSLRRQVTQLLQRAGAEPLLGVRALIAPHAGYVYSGAIAAGAYASIGENAFRRVVVIAPSHRVPFDGVSAFVGEAYETPLGLVEVDLEALAALAAAYPLESVTPAHGLEHSLEVQLPFIQLALPGTKLVPLLMGSQDVETARGLGAALAESLGGADTLVAASSDLSHYHEDSMARVLDGVVAGHVRMLEPEKLLESVECERAAACGAGPMAAAMFYAHGVGATLARVISYATSGDVTGDRRQVVGYLSAVFHMPGPKEEAHDLDREERRQLLHLAREALENHFAGRKPPELTEPSARLRQKRGAFVTLTEGGQLRGCIGYVEPVVPLWKAVREMAVAAATGDPRFPPVTAGELENLRLEISALSPLARCDDPSRVTVGRHGLVVRQEGRSGLLLPQVPSEQGWDHEEFLTHTCRKAGLPPDAWKRGAELYTFTAQVFHE
- a CDS encoding DUF6150 family protein — protein: MKKLLVLFLAALTLPAAAGLVYVVDAEYQADEDGLWYFVDAEYQADFTIYYVDAEYQADLLVYFVDAEYQAGWNASHELEGQLH